One genomic window of Oncorhynchus clarkii lewisi isolate Uvic-CL-2024 chromosome 5, UVic_Ocla_1.0, whole genome shotgun sequence includes the following:
- the LOC139408415 gene encoding uncharacterized protein gives MSDEAVFETIEEVNKHISHVEESTCVKYISYRVDKRFNDQGWKPQDHKNRLYWEWKYGKGTPSIPFDRVPFMFIGHKLMGCHRGRAKCGFKKRQELEDQREKDGKEKRNLLLKTKKVACPAVFTISRIVKFPGFKLEKDTSRLRRVMSISIKQALQTDPASVQWKIQYFLKIPSVTDHKGHPIGKGADQMDDRVKGYIRALVQQGVRKVKEVKNQMVQYVRTELFQDTTPPPLRRFFPTEKTIHAVMAQVIAEEHYSKIDLVNLLTLAENWKAEAPRINFLLRVQSESENLLLCYQTDWQRRLLRQYGKEVCFLDAAYKRTRFPLPLFFLCVRTNVSVAPVGLFVVQSRSAEALGEALGVFRQWNRGWSPAYILTEHCPVEMKAVEAAFTGAQAVFSDHLRERTWTKWLSNRSRAITNQEGIFDMMKAIAGALTREQHQGAVELLQQSPIWLEKRQLFKNWFTNKWLSEEKRWANAVRVDVVNFVSMVNGGLEMQSDFFTHNNMKVHKKDTLSQMLQFLVDDYFPQMHQRYTDLNSQSSGEYSLNPTVPPFLWHRPWSVVALVMDNMSAALQDPDIVVEQASDAADGTFRVKSRAETTAARSYAVSFGSESTWPSCECEVWRDQRLPCEHFCHVFRSEPNWTWEHLCPKYRDHPLLTLHSQTTHTTEEMEEALNGLMHLSPASPVSLQWDGPEETVPLVQTPQLQLYSIQTQWVAPQASQGLREREELQKEELQRECVAKLKSIMENVSGINDIDHLQELRQKLDVLQAQSEAMLVQKDASVKTVTTPMGKRKRAGMEIIVAMPKRIKVLSRVDVENVQK, from the exons ATGAGCGACGAAGCTGTATTTGAAACAATTGAAGAGGTCAATAAGCATATCTCACACGTGGAAGAGTCAACCTGTGTGAAATATATTTCTTACCGTGTGGACAAGCGATTCAATGACCAAG GTTGGAAACCACAGGACCACAAGAACCGGTTATACTGGGAATGGAAGTACGGCAAGGgtactccctctatcccctttGACAGAGTACCCTTCATGTTCATCGGACACAAACTGATGGGATGCCACAGGGGCCGGGCAAAGTGTGGATTCAAGAAGAGGCAGGAACTTGAGGATCAAAGG GAAAAAGATGGCAAGGAAAAAAGAAACCTGTTGCTGAAAACCAAGAAAGTAGCATGCCCTGCTGTGTTCACAATCAGCCGCATTGTGAAGTTCCCTGGATTCAAG TTGGAGAAGGACACATCGCGGTTGAGGAGGGTCATGTCTATTTCCATCAAACAAGCTCTCCAGACAGAcccagcctcagtgcagtggaagATACAGTATTTCCTCAAAATACCCAGTGTCACTGACCACAAGGGCCATCCTATTGGAAAG GGTGCAGATCAGATGGACGACAGGGTCAAAGGTTACATCCGAGCGTTGGTGCAGCAAGGGGTGAGGAAGGTGAAGGAGGTAAAGAACCAGATGGTCCAGTACGTGCGGACGGAGCTGTTCCAAGACACGACCCCGCCGCCGCTGAGGCGCTTCTTCCCCACAGAGAAAACCATCCACGCCGTTATGGCTCAGGTCATCGCGGAGGAACACTACAGCAAAATAGACCTGGTCAACCTGCTG ACATTGGCAGAGAATTGGAAGGCAGAAGCTCCTAGAATCAACTTCCTGCTTAGGGTTCAATCAGAGAGCGAGAACCTGTTGCTCTGCTATCAGACGGACTGGCAGCGGCGGCTGCTTCGGCAGTATGGCAAGGAGGTGTGCTTCCTGGACGCGGCCTATAAGAGGACGCGCTTccccctgccactcttcttcctgTGCGTGCGCACCAATGTGAGCGTGGCGCCGGTGGGCCTGTTTGTCGTGCAGTCGAGGAGCGCCGAAGCCTTGGGGGAGGCGCTGGGGGTGTTCAGGCAGTGGAACCGGGGCTGGAGTCCAGCCTACATCCTCACTGAACACTGCCCTGTGGAGATGAAGGCAGTGGAGGCAGCATTCACAG GTGCTCAGGCAGTCTTCAGCGATCACCTGCGGGAGAGGACCTGGACCAAGTGGCTGAGCAACCGGTCCCGAGCCATCACCAACCAGGAGGGGATCTTTGATATGATGAAGGCCATTGCTGGTGCCCTTACCAGAGAGCAACACCAGGGGGCAGTAGAACTACTACAGCAGAGCCCCATCTGGTTGGAAAAGAGACAACTTTTCAAGAACTGGTTCACTAACAAGTGGCTGTCAGAGGAGAAG AGATGGGCGAACGCTGTGAGGGTTGATGTTGTCAACTTTGTGTCTATGGTGAACGGAGGTCTGGAAATGCAGAGCGACTTTTTCACACATAATAACATGAAGGTCCATAAAAAAGACACCCTGAGCCAAATGCTGCAGTTTCTGGTTGATGACTACTTCCCACAGATGCACCAAAG GTACACAGACCTCAACAGCCAGTCCTCTGGCGAGTACAGCCTCAACCCCACTGTGCCTCCGTTCCTGTGGCAtcgcccttggagtgtggtggcCCTGGTGATGGACAACATGTCTGCGGCCCTGCAAGACCCCGACATCGTGGTGGAGCAGGCCAGCGACGCCGCCGACGGCACCTTCCGGGTGAAGAGTCGGGCAGAGACCACGGCAGCGCGGTCCTACGCGGTCAGCTTCGGTTCAGAGTCCACCTGGCCCTCCTGTGAGTGTGAGGTGTGGAGGGACCAGCGCCTGCCCTGTGAACACTTCTGTCACGTCTTCAGGTCTGAGCCTAACTGGACCTGGGAGCACCTGTGTCCCAAATACAGGGACCACCCTCTGCTCACGCTGCATTCACAGACCACTCACACAacagaggagatggaggaagcCCTCAATGGTCTAATGCATCTCTCCCCAgcttccccagtctctcttcagTGGGATGGGCCTGAAGAAACAGTGCCACTGGTGCAAACTCCTCAGTTACAACTGTATAGCATACAAACACAGTGGGTGGCCCCACAGGCTTCACAGGGTCTGCGGGAGAGGGAGGAACTGCAAAAGGAGGAACTGCAGAGGGAGTGTGTGGCCAAACTCAAATCCATCATGGAGAATGTGAGTGGGATCAACGACATTGACCACCTACAGGAGCTCAGGCAGAAACTGGACGTTCTCCAGGCTCAGAGTGAGGCCATGCTGGTTCAGAAGGACGCTAGCGTCAAAACAGTTACCACCCCCATGGGGAAGAGAAAAAGGGCAGGGATGGAGATTATCGTGGCCATGCCCAAACGCATCAAAGTGCTCTCCCGGGTTGATGTAGAAAATGTTCAGAAATAG